A section of the Roseivirga sp. BDSF3-8 genome encodes:
- a CDS encoding ATP-binding protein, with protein sequence MNLAYFIKEHKEEITHEWVEYASNYIDSTEKMSREEVKDHLLEMLNQISNDMETSQTKSEQKYKSRGLKEPRLIDDQPAKNHGIHRVESGFDIVQVSSEFRALRASVLRLWEESFEEDVSDDRFEEMIRFNEAIDEAWMHSVSHYHHKMDNSKNWFLGILGHDLRNPLSAIQSVQQLLSLSENISREEKLLLQQTDASIKRIKELIENLLELTNLRLGNGITVKKTSCDLTLHCERIIQEFKLAYPKANLHFESSGPIQGQWDSIRMEQVISNLVANALRYGRTGGPVTISVKASDQEISLSVHNEGNPIPESRKELIFNGLFKDSGENGACKESSYGIGLYVVHEIVKAHRGKVEVSSSKEDGTDFKVILPRY encoded by the coding sequence ATGAACTTAGCATATTTTATAAAGGAGCACAAAGAAGAGATTACACATGAATGGGTAGAATATGCCAGTAATTATATTGATTCTACCGAAAAAATGAGCAGAGAAGAGGTTAAAGACCACTTGCTGGAAATGCTCAATCAGATATCGAATGACATGGAAACAAGTCAAACGAAGTCTGAGCAAAAGTATAAATCGAGAGGCTTAAAGGAGCCCCGGCTTATTGACGATCAGCCAGCGAAAAATCATGGTATTCACCGTGTGGAATCCGGTTTTGATATCGTACAGGTGAGTTCAGAGTTTCGTGCTCTCAGAGCCAGTGTATTACGCCTCTGGGAAGAATCTTTTGAAGAGGATGTTTCAGATGATAGATTTGAGGAAATGATCCGTTTTAATGAAGCTATTGACGAGGCATGGATGCATTCGGTAAGTCATTACCATCATAAAATGGATAACAGCAAAAACTGGTTTCTGGGAATATTGGGCCATGATCTACGCAACCCACTATCAGCTATCCAATCTGTCCAACAGCTTTTGTCATTGTCAGAAAATATTTCCCGTGAGGAGAAATTATTGCTCCAGCAGACAGACGCGAGCATCAAACGAATAAAGGAACTGATTGAGAATTTGCTTGAACTGACTAATCTTCGGTTGGGTAACGGTATCACTGTAAAAAAAACATCGTGTGATCTAACACTGCATTGCGAGCGAATCATTCAGGAGTTTAAATTAGCCTATCCTAAAGCCAATTTACATTTTGAATCTTCCGGCCCGATACAAGGGCAATGGGATTCCATCCGGATGGAGCAGGTGATATCTAATTTAGTAGCCAATGCGCTGCGTTATGGTCGTACGGGTGGCCCCGTTACTATAAGTGTGAAGGCCAGTGACCAGGAAATATCCCTCTCTGTCCATAATGAGGGGAACCCGATTCCAGAGAGCAGGAAGGAGCTTATTTTCAATGGCTTATTTAAGGATAGTGGAGAAAACGGAGCTTGTAAGGAAAGTAGCTATGGTATTGGGTTGTATGTGGTACATGAAATAGTGAAAGCTCACAGGGGTAAGGTTGAGGTGTCAAGTAGCAAAGAGGACGGTACTGATTTTAAGGTGATCCTGCCAAGGTATTAA
- a CDS encoding S41 family peptidase, with the protein MESNFPGFDKDVTMDNREDYLSFKDLLAEKAVGANSANECLRYLTYYVEFFEDNHTKMQTEPGERIDESSAESINHFLSSEEFLQTEMVALSSKQKVKGYAVDDIRGVYVSSDDTYTVALIESRTDFRDYVAVIVDSKTRLWKKGQVKFEIKRKKGNIYEGFFYNRYHQATYETSVAFDDGFLGNWWIKESKSNKTNHSLNFDQEFYYSVMDSAVILRIPSFMEQYTHTIDSLYTAAKPAIEAHRYLLIDVRNNGGGNSSNFSDLIPYLYTKPIIDTETVEFYATEDNIRLYAEAFDLIMQDSAQVNAETIEAFREAIDKMEGAEPNSFVGEGVADTLVLSAKPLPQKVGIIYNRGCASACEDLLFIAKHSDKTLLLGDNSGGFVGYGNVFTTYTPCYGFGLSCSTTRYRTQWAYEVIGIAPDIRLDYDYEWLGQALTILKND; encoded by the coding sequence ATGGAATCAAACTTTCCGGGGTTCGATAAAGATGTGACGATGGACAATAGGGAGGATTACCTTTCTTTTAAAGATTTGCTTGCTGAAAAGGCTGTGGGAGCAAACTCTGCAAATGAATGCCTGAGGTACCTGACTTATTATGTTGAGTTTTTTGAAGATAATCATACAAAGATGCAAACCGAGCCGGGAGAGCGTATAGATGAGTCTTCTGCTGAAAGCATCAATCATTTTCTTTCGAGTGAGGAATTTCTGCAAACTGAAATGGTGGCTCTTTCGAGCAAGCAAAAAGTGAAGGGATATGCAGTTGATGATATCCGGGGGGTATATGTGTCTTCAGATGATACCTATACTGTGGCTCTTATAGAAAGCAGGACTGACTTCAGGGACTATGTGGCGGTGATTGTGGACTCTAAGACAAGGCTATGGAAAAAGGGACAGGTGAAATTTGAAATTAAACGTAAAAAGGGGAATATATATGAGGGCTTCTTCTATAATCGTTATCACCAGGCTACCTATGAAACCTCTGTTGCTTTCGATGATGGATTTCTAGGAAACTGGTGGATAAAGGAGTCCAAAAGCAATAAAACAAATCATAGTCTGAACTTCGATCAGGAGTTTTATTATTCTGTGATGGACAGTGCGGTTATTTTACGTATTCCTTCGTTTATGGAGCAATATACGCACACTATTGACTCTTTATATACTGCTGCTAAACCTGCCATAGAAGCGCATCGGTATTTACTGATTGATGTTAGAAACAATGGAGGAGGAAACTCTTCAAATTTCAGTGATCTTATCCCCTACCTCTACACCAAGCCTATTATTGATACTGAAACAGTCGAATTTTATGCCACGGAAGATAATATCAGATTGTATGCGGAGGCATTTGATTTAATCATGCAGGACTCCGCCCAGGTAAATGCAGAAACTATTGAGGCATTCAGGGAAGCAATAGATAAAATGGAGGGGGCGGAGCCTAACTCTTTTGTGGGGGAGGGAGTGGCTGATACGCTAGTGCTTAGCGCTAAGCCTTTGCCGCAGAAGGTAGGAATAATATATAACAGGGGGTGCGCGAGTGCTTGTGAAGATCTGCTTTTCATAGCGAAGCATTCAGATAAGACGCTTTTGTTGGGGGATAACTCAGGCGGATTTGTGGGTTATGGGAATGTCTTTACCACTTATACTCCCTGCTATGGGTTTGGGCTTTCCTGCTCTACCACCAGATATAGGACGCAATGGGCATACGAAGTAATCGGAATCGCCCCGGACATAAGGCTGGACTACGACTATGAGTGGCTGGGGCAAGCTCTCACTATTCTGAAAAACGACTGA